Proteins from a genomic interval of Rosa chinensis cultivar Old Blush chromosome 2, RchiOBHm-V2, whole genome shotgun sequence:
- the LOC112188950 gene encoding auxin-responsive protein IAA1 isoform X3, whose amino-acid sequence MTMNYKDTELTLGLPGGGSRGCSTGVVVFGELMKSSMKRGFMDTDDDLNNLDLESSNGDREPRGQAKLDDGPSMEAAKYSSSSTSTTAVKAPTAKGQVVGWPPVRSTRNKALDSKNLKNNSSSKYVKVGADGAPYLRKVDLEMYKSYEELLTALEKIFTSFTINGKYMEDDRKQQMLFMEHAVVNGTVEYNQYVLTYEDKDNDWMLVGDVPWNIGCRMFKDSCKRIRLMKSSEAAVRN is encoded by the exons ATGACGATGAATTACAAGGACACTGAGCTGACCTTGGGATTACCTGGTGGTGGAAGCCGTGGTTGTTCAACAGGTGTAGTGGTCTTCGGAGAGTTGATGAAGAGCTCGATGAAACGTGGGTTCATGGATACCGATGATGATCTCAACAACCTTGACCTGGAAAGCTCTAATGGAGATCGCGAGCCTCGTGGCCAAGCTAAATTGGATGATGGGCCGTCGATGGAAGCAGCTAAGTACTCTTCCAGCAGTACCAGTACTACTGCCGTGAAAGCCCCAACTGCAAA GGGTCAAGTAGTTGGGTGGCCGCCGGTGAGATCGACGAGAAATAAGGCCTTGGACTCGAAGAACCTGAAGAACAACAGCAGCAGTAAATATGTGAAAGTCGGTGCTGATGGAGCTCCTTACCTGCGGAAAGTAGATTTAGAGATGTATAAAAGTTACGAGGAGCTATTAACAGCCTTGGAGAAAATTTTCACTTCCTTCACCATAAACG gtaagTACATGGAGGATGATAGGAAGCAACAGATGCTTTTTATGGAGCATGCAGTAGTGAATGGAACAGTGGAATATAATCAATATGTGCTGACATATGAAGATAAGGATAATGACTGGATGTTAGTTGGAGACGTTCCTTGGAA TATTGGGTGCAGAATGTTTAAAGATTCGTGCAAGCGTATACGGTTGATGAAAAGTTCAGAAGCTGCGGTCAGAAATTGA
- the LOC112188950 gene encoding auxin-responsive protein IAA1 isoform X1 yields the protein MYRQTAQTSNLLLPKNSSNRSRVARGFGSDTYVPVKNKEQILRRTYTYWARRKADVNWWNMTMNYKDTELTLGLPGGGSRGCSTGVVVFGELMKSSMKRGFMDTDDDLNNLDLESSNGDREPRGQAKLDDGPSMEAAKYSSSSTSTTAVKAPTAKGQVVGWPPVRSTRNKALDSKNLKNNSSSKYVKVGADGAPYLRKVDLEMYKSYEELLTALEKIFTSFTINGKYMEDDRKQQMLFMEHAVVNGTVEYNQYVLTYEDKDNDWMLVGDVPWNIGCRMFKDSCKRIRLMKSSEAAVRN from the exons ATGTACCGACAGACGGCACAAACTTCTAATCTGCTGCTGCCAAAAAATTCAAGCAACC GTAGCAGAGTTGCGCGGGGGTTTGGATCTGATACATACGTACCAGTTAAGAACAAGGAACAAATCCTACGCCGTACTTACACGTACTGGGCTCGCCGGAAAGCTGACGTGAACTGGTGGAATATGACGATGAATTACAAGGACACTGAGCTGACCTTGGGATTACCTGGTGGTGGAAGCCGTGGTTGTTCAACAGGTGTAGTGGTCTTCGGAGAGTTGATGAAGAGCTCGATGAAACGTGGGTTCATGGATACCGATGATGATCTCAACAACCTTGACCTGGAAAGCTCTAATGGAGATCGCGAGCCTCGTGGCCAAGCTAAATTGGATGATGGGCCGTCGATGGAAGCAGCTAAGTACTCTTCCAGCAGTACCAGTACTACTGCCGTGAAAGCCCCAACTGCAAA GGGTCAAGTAGTTGGGTGGCCGCCGGTGAGATCGACGAGAAATAAGGCCTTGGACTCGAAGAACCTGAAGAACAACAGCAGCAGTAAATATGTGAAAGTCGGTGCTGATGGAGCTCCTTACCTGCGGAAAGTAGATTTAGAGATGTATAAAAGTTACGAGGAGCTATTAACAGCCTTGGAGAAAATTTTCACTTCCTTCACCATAAACG gtaagTACATGGAGGATGATAGGAAGCAACAGATGCTTTTTATGGAGCATGCAGTAGTGAATGGAACAGTGGAATATAATCAATATGTGCTGACATATGAAGATAAGGATAATGACTGGATGTTAGTTGGAGACGTTCCTTGGAA TATTGGGTGCAGAATGTTTAAAGATTCGTGCAAGCGTATACGGTTGATGAAAAGTTCAGAAGCTGCGGTCAGAAATTGA
- the LOC112188950 gene encoding auxin-responsive protein IAA1 isoform X2 codes for MYRQTAQTSNLLLPKNSSNRSRVARGFGSDTYVPVKNKEQILRRTYTYWARRKADVNWWNMTMNYKDTELTLGLPGGGSRGCSTGVVVFGELMKSSMKRGFMDTDDDLNNLDLESSNGDREPRGQAKLDDGPSMEAAKYSSSSTSTTAVKAPTAKGQVVGWPPVRSTRNKALDSKNLKNNSSSKYVKVGADGAPYLRKVDLEMYKSYEELLTALEKIFTSFTINGKYMEDDRKQQMLFMEHAVVNGTVEYNQYVLTYEDKDNDWMLVGDVPWKMFKDSCKRIRLMKSSEAAVRN; via the exons ATGTACCGACAGACGGCACAAACTTCTAATCTGCTGCTGCCAAAAAATTCAAGCAACC GTAGCAGAGTTGCGCGGGGGTTTGGATCTGATACATACGTACCAGTTAAGAACAAGGAACAAATCCTACGCCGTACTTACACGTACTGGGCTCGCCGGAAAGCTGACGTGAACTGGTGGAATATGACGATGAATTACAAGGACACTGAGCTGACCTTGGGATTACCTGGTGGTGGAAGCCGTGGTTGTTCAACAGGTGTAGTGGTCTTCGGAGAGTTGATGAAGAGCTCGATGAAACGTGGGTTCATGGATACCGATGATGATCTCAACAACCTTGACCTGGAAAGCTCTAATGGAGATCGCGAGCCTCGTGGCCAAGCTAAATTGGATGATGGGCCGTCGATGGAAGCAGCTAAGTACTCTTCCAGCAGTACCAGTACTACTGCCGTGAAAGCCCCAACTGCAAA GGGTCAAGTAGTTGGGTGGCCGCCGGTGAGATCGACGAGAAATAAGGCCTTGGACTCGAAGAACCTGAAGAACAACAGCAGCAGTAAATATGTGAAAGTCGGTGCTGATGGAGCTCCTTACCTGCGGAAAGTAGATTTAGAGATGTATAAAAGTTACGAGGAGCTATTAACAGCCTTGGAGAAAATTTTCACTTCCTTCACCATAAACG gtaagTACATGGAGGATGATAGGAAGCAACAGATGCTTTTTATGGAGCATGCAGTAGTGAATGGAACAGTGGAATATAATCAATATGTGCTGACATATGAAGATAAGGATAATGACTGGATGTTAGTTGGAGACGTTCCTTGGAA AATGTTTAAAGATTCGTGCAAGCGTATACGGTTGATGAAAAGTTCAGAAGCTGCGGTCAGAAATTGA